One segment of Panulirus ornatus isolate Po-2019 chromosome 2, ASM3632096v1, whole genome shotgun sequence DNA contains the following:
- the SIFa gene encoding FMRFamide-related neuropeptides, whose amino-acid sequence MSVSRRVVVAMAVVLVLLAALTDPVAAGYRKPPFNGSIFGKRSGPDALYEPGKALASACQVAVEACAAWFPGPDKK is encoded by the exons ATGTCGGTCTCGAGGCGAGTCGTGGTGGCGATGGCCGTGGTCCTGGTCCTGCTGGCTGCCCTCACGGATCCCGTCGCTGCCGGCTACCGGAAGCCTCCCTTCAACGGCTCCATCTTCGGCAAGCGTTCCGGACCCGACGCTC TGTATGAACCCGGAAAGGCCCTGGCGTCCGCCTGCCAGGTTGCTGTGGAGGCGTGTGCTGCCTGGTTCCCTGGACCTGACAAGAAATGA